Below is a window of Streptomyces spongiicola DNA.
ACGAGCCCGGTGTGCAGTTACTACCTGTACGTCGTGCACTTCCTGCGCTGGCTCAATCAGGAGGAGTACTCGCAGGACGAGGCGCAGCGCCGCTGCGGCGAGGCCGCGCAGCTCAACCCCGGCCGCAGCAGGCGGTGGAACTACGAGTGGGTGGCGAAGGGCGTGTCCGGCGGTCATGCGGCTGCCCGTCTGGCGAATTTCAGGGAACTCGGGGACTACCGGCCCGCGAGCCGGGACTGGCAACTCTCAGAGCAGGTGTGCCAGCGGGTCCGCGGCGTGGTCCGGCAGATCGAAGGACAGCGGTCGGGGCAGGTCGCAGTGGAGGACGGAGGCATGAAGGCGTTCTTCGTACCCCGCGAGGACTTCACGAACTTCGCGCATCACGGGAAGGTGGTCGAGTTCGACCTCGGGTTCGCCCATGACGGGCTGAGGGCCTGGCGCGTGGAACTGGCCCAGGAGCAGAAGTTGTTCCGCAACGGCGGTGTGCGGCTTCCGGAGGTGGCCGTCCCGCCGGTGCCGCTGCCCTCCCAGGTTGGTTCTGCGCGAGCTGCCGGGCAGGTGGGTTCCACAGGACGAGTGCCCAGGCCCTCTCAGACGTCGTCACCGGTGCCCCGTCCGAGGCCCTTGGTGCCGACGCCGGAGGTCCACCGGGAGGCCCGTCGGCTTGCGGAGGCCGACGGTCCCGAGGCGGCGGGCCGGTTCGTCATCGACCACTTGCTGACCACCGCGACCGGCGGACTCGATGTCACCTCCTTCCAGGTGGGCAAGGCCCTTACGGACACCCTTGGGAAGGAGCCCTATCGGCAACTGCGCGGCGGTTCCTCGCTCGGTGCCCTCGTGGAACGGCTCGGCTTCGCCGTGCGGCCCACGCTGAACGGACAGTTCGTGGTGGAGCCCGCTACGACGGGCTGACGGGTATCTCCGGCGGGCGGTCCCGTGGGTCGCGCGACGGCGGGCGGGGGCGCCGTGCCGGAAGGTACTCCCGTACCCGGGCGTGGAACGCACGATGGGCCCGGCCGGGAAGGAGGGCCGGAGGTCCTCCGCCTCCGCCCGTTCAGTACCGGGTGAGCAGGTCGTCGAGGACGCGCAGGCCGAAGGCGACCGAGGATTCGGGCACCCGTTCGTCGACGCCGTGGAAGAGTGCGGCGAAGTCGAGGTCCGGGGGGAGTTGCCGGGGGACGAATCCGTAGCCGGTGATGCCCGCCGAGGCGAACGACATGTTGTCGGTGCCGGCCGAGAGGCAGTAGGGGACGGTTCTCGCACGGGGGTCGTGGCCGAGCAGGGCCTCTGCCATGGCGGAGACGAGCGGTGCCTCGAACGGTGAGGAGACGGCGGCGTCGCGCTCGATGGTCTCCCAGCGCACCTTCGGGCCGGCGAGCTCGGTGAGTGATCGGAGGAACTGGTCCTCCAGCCCGGGCAGGAACCGGCCGTCGATCTCGGCCGTGGCGCTTCCCGGTACCACGTTGGTCTTGTATCCGGCGGTCAGCCGTGTGGGGTTGGCGGTGTGGTGGAAGGACGCGCCGATGAAGCCGGCGAGCGGGCCGAGGCAGTCGAGCACCTGGGAGGGGTCCGGGCGGTCCGGGTCGAAGGGCACCCCGAAGGCGTCGGCGGCCTCGGCCAGGAAGTGCCGCGTGGTGGGGGTGAGGACCAGCGGCCAGCGGTGTGCCGCGATCCTGGCGACCGCCCCCGCGAGTTCGGCCACGGCGCTGTCGGTGTGCAGCATCGAGCCGTGGCCCGGTCTGCCCTCGGTGGTGAGCCGCAGCCAGTGCAGGCCCTTCTGCGCGGTCTCGATGAGGTACAGGCGGTGTTCGGCGCCCGTGTCGACGGAGAACCCGCCGACCTCGCTGATGGCTTCGGCGCAGCCGTCGAAGAGGTCGCGGTGGTGTTCGACCAGGTAGCGCGAGCCCAGGGTGCTGCCCGCCTCCTCGTCGGCCATCCACGCGAACACCAGGTCCCGGCGGGGGCGCCGGCCCGTGGCGGCCCAGGAGCGGGCGAGGGCCAGCATCATGGCGTCCATGTCCTTCATGTCGACGGCGCCGCGTCCCCAGACCGCCCCGTCGCGGTGTTCCCCGGCGAAGGGCGGCAGGGTCCACTCCGAGGCGTCGGCGGGGACGACGTCGAGGTGGCCGTGGACCAGGAGGGCGGGCAGGTCCGGGTCCCGGCCGGGAAGGCGTACGACCACGTTCCCCCGCAGCCGCTCGGATTCCAGGTACACCGGTTCGAGGCCGGCGTCGCACAGCTTCTCGGCGACGTACTCGGCCGCGCGGCGTTCTCCCGGGCCGCTCCCGTCGCCGGGGTTGGAGGTGTCGATCCGCAGCAGGTCGGTGAGGAGCGCGAGGGCGTCCCGGGTGAGGGCGTCCTGGGTGAGGGCGTCCTGGGTGAGGGCGTCCCGGGTGAGGGCGTCCCGGGCTGGGGTGTCCTGGGCTGGGGTGTCCCGGGTGAGGGCGTCCCGGGTGGGAGGGGTCACGTCTTCACCACGAATCCGCGCTTGTGGGCCCGGGTGACGAGGGTGGCCTCGCTGCGCACCAGGCCGGGGAGCCGTCCCAGTACGTTCACCTGGAAGTCGAAGAGGTCCTCCATCCCGGGGAGCACGACATGGATGTTCACCGCCTGGCCGCTCACCAGCACGCCGCAGTAGCGGACGGCTGGATGGTCCGCCAGGGCCGCGGTGACGGGCTCTATCGCGGAGGGTGCTGATTCCATCCACAGTTCGGCCTCGACCGCGTATCCGAGGAGTTCGGGTTCGATCTCCGCGCGCAGGGCCACCGCTCCACCGGCCAGCAGCCGCTCCGTCCAGCGGCGCGCGGTCGCCGGGACCACCCCGAGGTGCTCGGCCAGTTCGACCCAGCCGTAGCGCGCGTTCTCGACGAGCAGTCCGATCAGGGCCTGATCGGTCGGCTGGAGGTCGATCGGCGGGCGCCGCTGCCCGGGGGCGGTGGTGGTGGACGCCACCCGGGCGGCCTCCTCGGGGGTGAGGTGGTCCGCGTGCCATGCGGTGGTGGGCTTGACGTGGCGCAGCACCGGGTAGCTGCGGGTGCTGCGGATTCCGGCGATGCACGGAAGTTCCTCGGCGACGACCCGGTGCAGCGCCGCGCGCCCGTCGGCGACCAGCTCGCAGGAGATGTCCGCGTCTCCGGTGACGGCGGCCACCCAGCGGGTGTCACCGCGCAGCGACAGCGCTTCCGCGACCTGGTCGACGCTGCCGGGCTGGACCCGGACCCGGATGTTGACCGCCTGGCCGAGCCCGGTCCGGAGTTCGTCGACGAAGGCGGTGAGACGGAGTGCCTCCGCGTCGATGAGCCGCTGGACGCGGCGCGAGACCGTGCGTTCCACCTCGCCCAGGGCGCCGGCGAGGGCCCCGTAGGGGATGCGGGGGTTGATCTGGAGCGCGGCGACGATCCGCCGATCAAGGTCATCGAGGCTGTCTGAATCCATCACGGCAAGAACGATAGATGCCCGATATGACAATTCTCAAGAGACCTCTTGTCTGAAAATGGATGCCCTGGCAGGCTGTGCGCCACCCCCCGACGAGCCGGACGAAGGAGTTCCCGGATGATGTCCAGCGCGCCGAACCGTTTCCTCGGCCCCGAGCTCCTGCACGGCCAGGTGGCCGTCGGCCGGCTCGCGGTGCATGCCGCGGCGGGTCGCGGGGGCGGCGGACTGGTGGTGTTCACCCGCCGGGCGGTCGTCGGCGGGCGGGACCGCACGGGGCTGTGGGCGGTGCCCCACACCGGCGGCGGGGAGCGGCCGCTCACCGACGGCGCCTGGAACGACACCCTTCCCCGGTTCTCGCCAGACGGCACCCGGCTGGCGTTCCTCCGCGACGGGCAGCCCTTCGTGATGGATCCGGCCGGAGGCGAGGCCGGCCGGCTGGCGGCCTTCCCGCACGGCGCCCGCGACCTCGACTGGGGGCCGGGCGGCGACTGGCTGGCCGTTGTCGCCGAGGACGAGCACGCACCGGAGGAGCACTGGGGTGACGGGACCGGCGGGACCGGCGGGACTGACGGAGACGGTGGGACCGGTGGGACCGGTGGGACCGGTGGGACCGGTGGGACCGGCGGGACCGGCGGGACTGACGGAGACGGTGGGACCGGTGGGACCGGCGGAGACGGCGGGCAGCCCACCTGCCGGGTGCTGGACCGGGCCGGCTGGCGGCTGGACGGCGAGGGGCTGGTGCTGCGCCGGCGGCATGTGCACCGGGTGTCCCTGGACGGCACCGTGCGGCGGCTCACCTCGGGCCCGGTCTCCCACGAGCGGCCGCGCGTCGGCCCCGACGGGACGGTGTACGTGCTCGCGGCCACCGGGCCGGACTCGGATCTCGCCCCCCGTCCTCAGGTCCACGCGCTGACCGCGCACGGCATCCGTCAGGTCACCGCGCTCCCGGGCGGCGTCGTCCGCCACCACGTCCGGGCGGACGGCACGCTGACCGTCATCGGCAGGGACGCGGCCGAACCGAGGGACGCCGACCCCCCGCAGGCGTTCCACGTCGACCCCGTCTCCGGCGCGTCCGAGCGGCTGCTGCCGCAGTGCGCGAACCGGTGGGTCGGCGCCCTGGGAGGCGAGAGCGATCTCCACGACTGGTGGACCGAACCGGACGACTGCGCCGAGGTGACCGCCGTCGCGCACGACGGCGCGGTGCGGCCCTACGATCTGCTCGCCGGCCGCCCCCTCACACCCCCCGGTGCCACGGTGGCGTCCCTGGCCCGCCACGGTGGGCTCACCGTCGCCGTCCTCGTGCCGCCCGGAGCCGTCACCGGCCCCGAGGTCTACGCCCTGAGGAGCGACTGCCCTCCTCGCCGCCTCACCACCACCGGCTCCCGGTGGCTCCGGGGACTGGCGCTTCCCACGGTGGAGCGGACCGAGGCACCGGGCCCCGCCGGGCCGATCACCGTGTACCTGCTGCACCCGCCCGGAGCCGCTCCGTCCACCCCGCTGCCGACCGTGGTCTCGCTGCACGGCGGGCCGACCGGGCAGTGGGGCCCGCTCCCGAACATCGAGGCCCTGCTGCTGGCCTCCGCCGGCTACCGCGTGGCGCTGCCCAACCCGCGCGGTTCCACCGACCGGGGCAGCGCCTGGGTCGACGGGCTGCACGGGGGCTGGGGGCGGGCCGACGCCGACGACGTGCACGCGGTGGTCGACCACCTGGAAGCCACCGGGCGGTCCGACGCCGGACGACTCGGTGTCTGCGGTCTCTCCTACGGGGGATTCCTCACCCAGTGGCTGGTCGCCACCAGCGACCGGTTCGCCGCCGCCGTGGCCGAGAACGGGGTGAGCAACCAGCTCTCCGCCTGGGCGAACTGCGACATCGGCCCCGCGTACGCAGCGGAGTCCGGCATGGGAGACCCCCTCACCGACAAGGGCGCGGCCCGGCTCTGGGAGGCGTCCCCCCTGCGCCTGGCCCGAGCGATCCGCACCCCGCTGCTCATGCTCCAGGCCGAGGACGACCTGCGCTGCCCGGCATCGGACAACGAGCAGCTGTTCCTGGCCCTGCGGAGCCTGCGGCGCACCGTCCGCTATGTGCTGTATCCGGAGTCCGGTCATCTCTACCAGGGCGGCGGCCGGTTCGACCGCCGCCTCGACCGGCACCGCCGGGTCCTCGACTGGTTCCGCACCCATCTTCCCCTGGACAGCAAGTGAGAGAGGCCCGCACCGCCATGAACCGGTGGAACAAGAACCGCGCACGACGGGTCGTACCGCTCGTCCTGGGGCTCGTCCTCACCACGACGGCCGCCGCGCCCGCAGCCGCTACCAGCCCCTCCCCGCCGACGGCCGAGGCCGCGGCTCCGACCCCCGCCCCGACCCCCGCCCCGGCCGCCGGCGACTACCGGATCGGGCACTCCCAGCCGATCGACAGCGTCAACCCCTTCGGGCAGCAGAACGCGATCTCGAACTCGGTGAGCCAGCTCGGCTACGACCTGCTCCTCAACTACCGCACCGAGGACGGCCGGCCGGACCTGGACAGGTCGCTGGCCAGCGCGTACGAGACCTCACCCGACGGCCGCACCTGGACGTTCACGCTCCGCCCCGGCATCACCTGGTCGGACGGGAAGCCGTTCACGAGCGCGGACGTGAAGTGGACGTACGAGGCCGCGCTCACCAACGAGACCAACGTCCTCGGCGGCTACGTCACCAACATCGAGACGGTCAGCGCGCCGGACGCCCACACCGTCGTCATGCGCCTCGAGAAGGCGGACGCACGGCTCGAATCCGTCTTCATACCGATCCTGCCCCGGCACGTCTTCGCCTCCCGGCCGGTGGAATCGCTCGACAAGGCGCCCATACCGGTGCCCGCGGTGACCACCGCGCCCTTCCGCCTCGTCTCCTACAAGAAGGGCGGCACCACCGTCCTGGAGGCGAACCCGCGCTTCCGCGGAGAACGGCCGCCGATGAAGCGCGTCCTGTTCGTCCACTACCAGGCCGGTGAAGCGGCCCTCCGCGACATCAAACTGGGCAGCCTGGACATGGTCGCCGACGGAGAGGCCTCCTGGGTGTCCAAACTCGGGACCGAGCCCGACATCACCGTCTGGAGCGCTCCCGCCCCCGGCTTCTCCGAGATCGCCTTCAACTCCTGCCCTCCCGGCGGCGCGGGGGCCTGCACCGGGCCCGCCGACAACGTCAGGACCAAGGTCGTCCAGGACCCCGCCATCCGCCGCGCCCTGGCCTGGGGCATCGACCGCGACAACCTCTCGCGCACCCTCCACGCCGGGCAGAACAAGCCGGCAGACGGTCTCGTCTCCCCCTACTACACGGCGTACTACCACAGCTTCGCCGAGGACCCCGAGATCGGCTACGCCTACGACCCCGCCAAGGCCCGCGCCATCCTGAAGGACGGCGGCTGGACGTGCGGCACCAAGGGACCCTGCGCCAAGGACGGAGTCAGGGCCGAGTTCGAGATGATGGTCCGCTCGACCTCCACCCAGGACCAGAACGCCGTCCGCCGCATCAGGGCCTGGGCCGCCGAGATCGGCATCACCATCCACATGAGCGTCGTCACCGAGGACGCGCTCAACAACACCATCTACAACCCGGGCGCCCGCACCGACACCTACGCCCCCAGCTTCGACGCCTTCTACTGGGCCTGGAGCGGCGACGTCGCCACCCCCGACCTCAACCTGGAGGTGCTGCGCACCGGCAACTCCTGGTCCGACACCTACTACTCCAACCCCGCCTACGACCGCGCCTCGCTCACCGCCCTGCACACCGTGGACCTCCCCCGCCGCACCGCGGCCATGCGGGAGGCCCAGCGGATCGCCCTCACCGACCTGCCGTACATCCCCACCGTGTACGCCGCCGCCGTCGTCCTCACCCGCGACGACACCTGGCACGGCTACCAGCCCTCACCCGCTACCGGCGCCGGATCCCCCTTCGGCACCAACTGGGGCCAGCTCACCGGGCTCCGCCCGGGACCGGAGCCCGGAACCACCGCGGCCACCGCCTCCCGGGGCGGCCTCCTCAGCACACCCGCGTGGCTGGCGGTCGCCCTCCTCACCGCCGGCGCGGGCTACGGCATCGGACGCCGGAGCGGCGCCCGCCCCGCCGCGGTCCGCGACTGGACCGACGAGTAGGACGACGACCCGACATGCGCACACTCCGCCGTACCGCCGCCCGTCTCGGCACCGCCCTCGGGACGCTCGCCTTCGTCCTGGTTCTCAACTTCGCCATCTTCCGCGCCATGGGCGACCCCCGGCACGACCTGGCCCGCAACCCCAACCTCACGGAAGCCGCGCAGACGGCGCTCATCAGGGAACGGGGACTGGACCAGAGCCAGTGGGTGCAGTTCGTCCGGTACCTCCAGGACACCCTCGGCGGTGACCTCGGCACGTCCTTCATCACCAACCGCCCGGTCAGCGCCGAACTCCTCCAGGCCCTCCCCAACACCCTGATCGTGGTCGGCGTCTCCACCGTCCTGGCGTCCCTGCTGGGCCCGTGGATCGGCCTGCTCGCCGCATGGAAGCGCGGACGCACCCGGGACACCCTGCTCACGCAGGGCTCGGTGGTCCTCTACTCGATGCCGAGCTTCTGGCTCGGCATGGTCCTGATCGCCGTCTTCGCCCAGTGGTGGCAACTCCTGCCCACCGGCCTCGCCACCACCCCCGGCTCCTCGGCCACCGGCTGGGCCCACGCCGCGGACGTCGCCCGGCACGCCGTCCTGCCGGTCGCCACGCTCACCATCGGCCTGCTCGCCCAGTACGCGGTCAACATGCGCAGTGCCGTGGTCGACACCATGCGGGAGGACTACGTACTGACCGCCCGGGCCATCGGTCTCACCCCCCGCGCGGTCCGCGACCGGCACATCGTCCGCAACGCCATGCTTCCCGTGGTCACCGTCATCGGCCTCAACCTGGGCTTCGTCCTCGGCGGCGCCATCACCGTGGAAGCGCTGTTCTCCTGGCCGGGGATCGGGCAGCTGACCATGGAGGCCATCCACGGCAAGGACTACCCGATGCTCCAGGGACTGTTCCTCCTCTCGTCCGCCCTGGTCATCCTCATGAACCTGGCCACCGATCTGCTGTACGGCAGGCTCGACCCCAGGATCCGGAACTGATGGCGCCCACCAAGGAGGGAACCGTGAACCCGACCGCACCCGTCGCCGACGAGGGCGCCCCGGCGGTGGCGCGCAGCATCCTCGCGCACACCCGAGGCGGACGCCGCGCGCGGGCCGCCGCAGCCGTCCGGGGCCTGCTGCGGGACCGCCGCGGCGCCGTGGGCGCCGGCCTGCTGGCCTTCTTCGCCGCGGTCGCGGTCCTCGCGCCCTGGCTCGCCCCGCAGGACCCCAGGGCCGCGGGCTCCTTCTCCACCGACATCCTCGCCCGGCCGAGCGGCTCGCACTGGCTCGGAACCGACGAGAACGGCCGCGACCTGCTCTCCCAGCTCATCCTCGGTGCCCAGGACACCATGCTCGTCGGCTTCACCGCCGCCCTGGTCTCCTCGGTGATCGGCACCGCGGTGGGCGTCGCCTCCGGCTACTTCGGCGGCTGGACCGACCGCCTGCTGAACGTCCTCAACGACTGGTTCCTGGTGCTGCCGATGATCCCCGTGACGGTGCTGGCCGCGAGCCTCCTGGGAAACCGGGCCGCCGGCCTCCCGCTGGGCCGAACCAGCGTACTGATCCTGGTCATCGGGCTCTTCGGCTGGGCGGGGACCTCGCGCATCGTCCGCGCGGAGGTCATGTCGCTCCGGGGCCGGGCCTTCGTGGAGCGCTCCACGGTCCTCGGCGCCGGCCGCCGGCGGGTGATCCGCACCCAGATCCTGCCGAACGTCATGCCCCTGGTCCTGGCCAACGCCGTCATCTACGTGGCGCTGGCGGTGCTCACCGAGTCGACCCTGTCCTACCTCGGCCTCGGCGACCCGGACCGCTTCTCCTGGGGCGGGATGCTCCAGTCGGCCCAGGACGCCGGGGCCATGGGCAGCGGAGCCTGGGGGTACTTCCTCGCCCCGGGCCTGTGCATCACCCTGGTCGTGCTGGGGTTCTCCCTGCTCGGCCACGCCGTCGAAAGCCGCGTCGACCCACGCACCAGGGAGCAGCGATGACCGTGCCCGACCCCGTAGACCGCCCCCTGCTGTCGGTCCGCGGACTCACCGTCGCCCGCCGCGGCCTCCCGGCCGCCAGGCTCGTCGACGGGGTGAGCTTCGACCTCCGCCGCGGCGAGGCCCTCGGCCTGGCCGGCGAGTCGGGCTGCGGAAAGACCACGACGGCGCTGGCCCTGCTCGGACTCCTGCCCGACGGACTGGTACGCGCGGGCGGCGAGATGCACCTCGACACCGAGCACGGGCCACGCCCCCTGCACACCCTGTCCGGCCGCGGCATGCGCGCGGTGCGGTGGCGCCGCATCTCCATGGCGTTCCAGGGCGCCATGAACGCCCTGGACCCGGTCATGCGGGTCGGCGACCAGATACGCGAGGCGATCCGCCTGCACCGGCCCGAACTGGACCGCACGGCGGCCGACACCCGGGTCGGCACGCTCTTCGAACAGGTACGCCTGGACCCGCGGCGGGCCCGCGCCTACCCGCACGAGTTCTCCGGCGGCCAGCGCCAGCGCCTCATGATCGCCCTCGCGCTCGCCTGCGACCCCGACCTGATCATCGGCGACGAACCCACCACCGCCCTGGACGTCATCACCCAGCGGCAGATACTCGACCTGCTGGACGAACTCCGCCGCGAACTGGGCCTCTCCGTGCTGCTGATCACCCACGACCTGTCCGTCCTCGCCGAGACCTGCGACCGCATCGCGGTGATGTACGCCGGGCGCATCGTCGAGACGGGCTCCGTGGACGAGGTGTACCGCGATCCCCGGCACCCCTACACCCGGCGTCTGCTGGCCTCCTTCCCCGCGGTGGGCGGACCCCGCGAACTACCGCCCCCGATCCCCGGCTCCCCGCCCGACCCGGCCGCCCCCGAACCCGGCTGCGCCTTCGCCCCCCGGTGCGACCGCGCCGACGACGTCTGCCGCACCTCGCCACCGGCGGCACGCACCGCACCCGACGGCACCCGAACCGCCCGCTGCCACCTGCTGCCCTGGCCCGCCACCTCGACACCGGAGCCCGCACGATGACCGACCACCCGCTCTTCGAGACCCGGGGCCTCGGCGTGACCTACCCCGGCCGAGGCCGCCGTGACGCCCCCGTCCACGCGCTGCGCGAGGTGGACCTCACCTGGGCCGAGGGAGAGGTACTCGGCCTCGTCGGAGCATCCGGCAGCGGCAAGTCGACCCTCGGGCGCACGCTGACGGGACTGCGGGAGCCCAGCCACGGCACCCTGCTGTTCGGCGGCGAGGAACTGACCGGCCGACGGGACCGGACCTTCCGGCGGCAGGTCCAGATGGTCTTCCAGGACCCCTACCAGTCGCTCAACCCGCGCCGCACCGTCGGCTCCCAGGTCATGGAGGGCCTGGACATCCACGGCATCGGCGCCTCGGAGGAGGAACGCGTCACCCTCGCCGTCACCGCCATGGAGCGCTGCGGACTGGCGCCGGCGGACCGCTACTGGCACCGCTACCCCCACGAACTCTCCGGCGGCCAGCGCCAGCGCGTCGTCATCGCCGCCGCCGTGGTCCTCGGACCGCGCGCGCTCATCTGCGACGAGCCGGTCTCCGCGCTCGACGTCTCCATCCGCTCCCAGGTGCTCGGCCTGCTCGCCGAACTCCGCCGAACCGAGGGGATCAGCCTGCTGTTCATCACCCACGACGTCGGTCTCGCCTGGGCGCTGTGCGAGCGGGTCGCCGTCCTCCACCAGGGCTCCGTCGCCGAGTACGGGGACACGGAGCAGGTGCTCGGCTCCCCCCGGCACCCCTACACCCGGGAACTCCTCGCGGCGGCACCCGCGCCCCCGGTACGGAGGTGACGCCGGCGGCACGCAGGCCGTCCGCCGGTGCGAGCCTGACGAAGGCCCGGCGGGCGGACGTCCCCGGTCACGGGCTGAGCGCCGGAGCCGCGCCCTCGCCCAGTGCGGTGCCGTCGCCCAGTGCGGCGATGTCGCCGGCGGAGGCGTTGCCGCCGGTGCAGACCACGGCGACGCGCTGTCCGGCGAACTCCTGCGGCCTGGCCAGCACGGCGGCCAGGGCGGCGGCCCCGGCGCCTTCGGCGAGGGTGTGCGCATGGCCGGCGAGCAGCCGCTGCGCCGCGGCGATCTGCGGGTCGGAGACGAGGTGGAAGCCGGCGAGCCCGGAGCGCATCACGGCTTGCGGCAGTGTGAAGCCCCGCCCGGTGGCCAGGCCCTCCACGGTGGTCCGGTCGGGGCGCCGGACGCAGGCGCCGTCCCGCCACGAGTCGTGCGCCGCCGGTGCCGCGGACGACTGCACCGCGATCACCCGGCAGTTCGGGGCGAGTTGCTCGGCGACCAGGCAGGCCGCGGCGGCTCCGGTGCCGGAGCCGACGGGCACCACGACCGCGTCGAGGTCGGGGCGGGCTGCGAACACCTCCAGATACAGGGTGCCGACGCCGGCCAGCAGGGCCGGGGTGTCGCCGGGGCTGACCAGTTGCCGGCCGCCGCCGGCCGCCAGTTGCTCGGCCCGCTCCTGCGCGGCGCCCATGTCCGCGCCGTGCAGGACCACCTCGGCGCCGAGCGCCCGGGCCGCCCGCGCCTTCGCCTCGGGGACCGTCCTC
It encodes the following:
- a CDS encoding threonine ammonia-lyase; protein product: MLAARDLLAGHLPATPMWSYPVLDAMAGATVYVKHENVQPVGAFKVRGGLTLLAGLTPEQRARGLVTYSTGNHAQSLAYACAAFGASCTVVMPRTVPEAKARAARALGAEVVLHGADMGAAQERAEQLAAGGGRQLVSPGDTPALLAGVGTLYLEVFAARPDLDAVVVPVGSGTGAAAACLVAEQLAPNCRVIAVQSSAAPAAHDSWRDGACVRRPDRTTVEGLATGRGFTLPQAVMRSGLAGFHLVSDPQIAAAQRLLAGHAHTLAEGAGAAALAAVLARPQEFAGQRVAVVCTGGNASAGDIAALGDGTALGEGAAPALSP